Proteins encoded together in one Chryseobacterium taklimakanense window:
- a CDS encoding M23 family metallopeptidase, giving the protein MKNRKTIIALTILLFANGFSKAQFNTLMPTKPQKTEDFKMVEIQKEESSNQKKEKKLWKEIFNITPKSELKNETEGSMKMLTSQIDSLKTMLKNYHNGNNQSNVDYKKMKDSLFELMQNFQRKENDEKEVQKAPFGGLGAYMPLNRITVTSPYGTRIHPIFGTAKMHNGIDLKANYEDVHAVLDGIITESGWDSKGGGNYIKIKHFNRFETSYLHLSEIFYKVGKKVRAGFIIGKSGNTGNSTGPHLHFAVKEFGQSINPYHFLNDLNKANNLIATYYAN; this is encoded by the coding sequence ATGAAAAATAGAAAGACAATAATAGCATTAACAATTCTCCTTTTTGCGAACGGTTTTTCCAAGGCTCAATTCAATACGCTGATGCCGACGAAACCGCAGAAAACGGAAGACTTCAAAATGGTGGAAATCCAAAAAGAAGAAAGTTCCAATCAAAAAAAGGAGAAAAAATTGTGGAAGGAAATCTTCAACATCACCCCGAAATCGGAACTGAAAAACGAAACAGAAGGTTCAATGAAGATGTTAACGAGTCAAATCGACTCTCTAAAGACGATGCTTAAAAATTACCATAATGGAAATAATCAAAGTAACGTGGACTACAAAAAGATGAAAGATTCACTATTTGAACTGATGCAAAATTTTCAACGTAAAGAAAATGATGAAAAGGAAGTCCAGAAAGCCCCCTTTGGGGGTTTGGGGGCTTACATGCCCTTAAACAGAATTACCGTGACTTCTCCCTATGGAACACGTATTCATCCAATTTTCGGAACTGCAAAAATGCACAACGGAATTGACCTAAAAGCCAACTATGAAGATGTTCACGCGGTCCTTGACGGAATAATTACCGAATCCGGTTGGGATTCCAAAGGCGGTGGAAACTACATCAAAATCAAACATTTCAACCGATTTGAAACCTCTTATCTGCACCTCTCCGAAATCTTCTACAAAGTCGGGAAAAAAGTGAGGGCGGGATTTATCATCGGGAAAAGTGGGAACACAGGGAATTCTACCGGACCGCACCTGCATTTTGCGGTAAAGGAGTTTGGACAAAGCATCAATCCCTACCATTTCTTAAACGACCTAAACAAAGCAAACAATTTAATAGCAACGTACTATGCAAACTGA
- a CDS encoding type IV secretion system DNA-binding domain-containing protein, with the protein MQEQQHQIKIYGFLQKAVYAVVALDCASLFYLDADIIIVSNLLKNFSKMSFFYPPINAKFATLILIGLVAVGTKAKKKKDLNIATEIVIPMILGLLMIFSSLVWQNEAGNSKLPKIFPALNLYQVIYAVLSFLGAVILQMGADAISKLMQQKMGKDRWNVEEESFAQNQELVETDTSINIPYLFRYSKKINKGWVNINPFRGTMVIGTPGSGKSFGIINPAIRQMIAKGFCLCIYDFKFPDLAQIAYYHYLLKKSKDSGYEYDFHVINLNEVEKSKRVNPFKKEYIQTLAEAQEMAESMVSSLQKGGSSSGGGSDAFFTQSAINFLSSSIYFFATYEDGKYSDLPHILSFMNRSYKEIFDTLFTNEEIFSLLSPFKTAYENKAFDQLEGQVGTLKIFLSRLATKESFWVFSGDEVELKITNRENPSILILASDPGTQDINSALYSSVLNRTLRLINSKHNLPGGIIADEFPTIYIHKIDNVVATARSNKVAVLLGLQEIPQLRQFYKKEVADTISAIVGNILSGSARDKNTLEWLEKLFGKIKQKSYSQSFSQQGTTTSINEKMDFMIPAGKIATLKTGEMVGMIAQGEENDTEEYKTSAMNGKINLDMKTIKEEENNYVKMPSYYSFVDKMGNNRKNDVLMTNFRKINKEVELIVNEFTKNEK; encoded by the coding sequence ATGCAGGAACAACAACACCAAATTAAGATTTACGGATTCCTTCAGAAGGCGGTTTATGCGGTCGTGGCATTGGATTGTGCGTCGCTTTTCTACCTCGATGCAGATATTATTATAGTTTCAAACCTATTGAAAAATTTCTCGAAGATGAGTTTCTTTTACCCACCCATCAACGCAAAGTTTGCGACCCTGATTCTCATTGGATTGGTCGCTGTCGGGACAAAGGCGAAGAAGAAAAAGGATTTGAACATCGCCACGGAAATCGTAATCCCCATGATATTGGGCTTGTTGATGATTTTTTCTTCACTCGTTTGGCAAAACGAGGCAGGAAACTCCAAACTCCCTAAAATTTTTCCTGCGCTGAATCTTTATCAGGTCATCTATGCCGTATTGTCTTTTTTGGGTGCAGTAATCCTTCAAATGGGAGCAGACGCCATCTCAAAACTCATGCAACAAAAAATGGGAAAAGACCGATGGAATGTAGAGGAAGAAAGTTTTGCCCAAAATCAGGAACTTGTAGAAACGGACACCTCGATCAATATCCCATATCTCTTCAGATACAGTAAAAAAATCAACAAGGGATGGGTCAATATCAATCCATTTCGTGGGACGATGGTGATTGGAACGCCTGGAAGTGGAAAGTCTTTCGGAATCATCAATCCCGCAATCAGGCAAATGATAGCGAAAGGCTTCTGCCTGTGTATTTACGATTTCAAGTTTCCCGATTTGGCGCAGATTGCCTACTACCATTATCTGTTGAAGAAAAGCAAAGATTCGGGGTATGAATACGATTTTCATGTCATCAATCTAAACGAGGTTGAAAAATCCAAAAGGGTAAACCCGTTCAAAAAGGAATACATCCAAACTTTGGCGGAAGCACAGGAAATGGCGGAGTCTATGGTATCCTCGCTCCAAAAGGGAGGTTCAAGTTCGGGAGGCGGTTCCGATGCTTTTTTCACCCAATCTGCCATCAACTTTCTTTCGTCGAGTATCTACTTTTTTGCCACCTACGAGGACGGAAAATATTCGGATTTACCACATATCCTGTCCTTTATGAACCGAAGTTACAAGGAGATTTTTGACACACTTTTTACCAACGAGGAAATATTCTCACTGCTTTCTCCCTTTAAGACGGCGTATGAAAACAAAGCATTTGACCAATTGGAGGGACAGGTCGGAACCCTGAAAATCTTTCTCTCAAGATTGGCGACCAAGGAAAGTTTCTGGGTGTTTTCGGGCGACGAAGTGGAACTGAAAATCACGAACCGAGAAAATCCTTCCATCCTGATTTTGGCATCCGATCCGGGAACGCAGGACATTAATTCTGCTCTTTATTCATCCGTTTTGAACAGGACTTTACGACTCATCAACTCCAAACATAACTTGCCCGGAGGAATTATCGCGGACGAATTTCCCACCATCTACATCCATAAAATTGACAACGTGGTGGCGACAGCAAGGAGCAACAAAGTGGCGGTCTTATTGGGACTTCAGGAAATTCCGCAACTCCGGCAGTTTTACAAAAAAGAAGTTGCCGACACCATTTCCGCCATTGTCGGAAATATCCTTTCCGGTTCTGCGAGGGACAAAAATACTTTGGAATGGCTGGAGAAACTGTTCGGAAAAATCAAGCAGAAATCCTATTCCCAGTCCTTCTCCCAGCAAGGAACGACGACCAGCATCAACGAGAAAATGGACTTTATGATTCCCGCAGGAAAAATTGCGACACTTAAAACTGGGGAAATGGTCGGAATGATTGCACAGGGCGAGGAAAACGACACCGAAGAATACAAAACTTCTGCGATGAACGGAAAAATCAATTTAGATATGAAAACCATCAAGGAGGAAGAAAATAATTATGTCAAAATGCCTTCCTATTACTCATTTGTCGACAAAATGGGAAATAATAGGAAAAACGATGTCCTGATGACCAACTTCAGAAAAATCAATAAAGAGGTCGAATTAATCGTAAACGAATTTACTAAAAATGAAAAATAG
- a CDS encoding JAB domain-containing protein, whose amino-acid sequence METETINYQSKYGPNTNFQFPTDEDTQYLKTSAGEILPYKLFSGRNDADPNSAILREKDNQGYANDFALVERQFSENKSLSFMAGTKISDVNDVAWLFRALEDEAVEHTFALYKFKDDSYLVQHLSTGGITSTVVDLRLLTGNVFKMQPESITLVHNHPSGQLISSKHDRLMLQRLHEIFDHTGIKVEDGIVINLRSGKYLVFNGDLGSDRVLELSEQNQQQGKVSTFSFNKQIFAANYQPFKINSPEDSAAYISSQKFGLSDKTEAIILNNANDIVGKFILPQHRQFEKLTELMTIHAGTGVILYGNNVNEQMYKEYRDKLELMGFTALDAILLESGNYHSLYEKTKINVYDHLLDKFSKNHLNAEPIVGVSENNLNNSYSKNFRNMEEPPQKDYVKLFIDDSEGHTKHEFEISLTEDDKVNYSQIASKIQLYRKPEDHVLLFVGGELLTYEGNEETEKIIDSLKSLFLPDEKKRSNLFSQSNFHSRFKEEMDATRSGFSIDDIIGEPSIKDYAKMNGDDLTQHLNKNKEYFNNQTPNIMETQKEFNQVDYLKNQLKYLGFGEDEKLHKELEKGIKSKNQQFEIKTSSDKALPGNKVDFALKFNKTETGGVFLNSYDAKLKNEKGEEITHNFSVNRENTFTAKEAVNLLEGRSVKIEFHNPKSDQSETAFVQFNFEEPKTEKGNYMFQNFYKNYGVDTDKIVEKANLVFEKPEYRDNTIKSLEKGNVVKVKFEMDDKVVEGKAVLNPQYKNLNLYDNDMNRINTNKPLQGMENEEKQEKAHVKEQSIKR is encoded by the coding sequence ATGGAAACAGAAACGATCAATTACCAGAGCAAATATGGACCGAACACGAATTTCCAATTTCCGACGGACGAGGATACGCAATATCTCAAAACGTCGGCGGGCGAAATATTACCGTACAAACTCTTCAGTGGGAGAAATGATGCTGACCCAAATTCCGCCATCCTACGGGAAAAGGACAATCAAGGTTACGCCAATGACTTTGCGCTCGTAGAGCGGCAGTTTTCGGAAAACAAAAGTCTTTCATTCATGGCGGGAACCAAAATTTCTGATGTGAACGATGTGGCTTGGCTTTTCCGTGCGCTTGAAGACGAGGCGGTGGAACACACCTTTGCACTCTACAAATTCAAGGACGACAGTTATCTCGTTCAACATCTTTCGACAGGCGGAATTACTTCCACCGTTGTGGATTTACGGTTGTTGACGGGAAACGTCTTCAAAATGCAGCCCGAAAGCATCACGCTCGTCCACAACCATCCGAGCGGACAACTGATTTCGAGCAAACATGACCGACTCATGTTGCAAAGACTGCACGAAATTTTCGACCATACAGGAATAAAGGTGGAAGACGGCATCGTCATCAATCTGCGTTCGGGGAAATATTTGGTATTCAACGGAGATTTGGGAAGCGACCGTGTTCTGGAACTTTCCGAGCAAAATCAACAGCAGGGAAAAGTCAGCACCTTTTCCTTTAACAAGCAGATTTTTGCCGCCAATTATCAGCCGTTCAAAATCAACAGTCCCGAAGATTCCGCCGCCTACATTTCAAGCCAAAAGTTTGGACTGTCCGACAAGACGGAAGCCATCATCCTGAACAATGCGAACGACATCGTTGGGAAATTCATTCTTCCGCAGCATCGACAGTTCGAGAAACTGACCGAACTGATGACGATTCACGCCGGAACGGGTGTCATCCTTTATGGAAACAATGTAAACGAGCAGATGTACAAGGAATACCGCGACAAACTCGAACTGATGGGGTTCACGGCTTTGGATGCGATTTTATTGGAAAGCGGAAACTACCACTCCCTTTACGAAAAGACCAAAATCAACGTCTATGACCACCTTTTGGACAAATTCAGCAAGAACCATCTGAATGCGGAACCCATTGTCGGCGTATCGGAAAACAACCTAAATAATAGTTACTCTAAAAATTTTAGAAATATGGAAGAACCACCACAAAAGGATTACGTCAAACTGTTTATTGACGATTCCGAAGGTCATACCAAGCACGAATTTGAAATCTCCTTGACGGAAGACGACAAAGTGAACTACAGCCAGATTGCCTCAAAAATCCAGCTGTATCGAAAGCCGGAAGACCATGTTTTGCTATTCGTTGGCGGAGAACTGCTTACCTACGAGGGAAATGAGGAAACAGAAAAAATCATCGATTCCCTTAAAAGTCTTTTTCTTCCCGATGAGAAAAAACGGAGCAATTTATTCAGCCAAAGTAATTTTCATTCGAGATTTAAAGAAGAAATGGATGCCACAAGGTCAGGATTTTCGATAGACGACATCATTGGAGAGCCTTCTATAAAAGATTACGCCAAAATGAACGGAGATGACTTAACACAACACCTCAATAAAAACAAAGAATATTTTAACAATCAAACCCCAAACATTATGGAAACACAAAAAGAATTCAACCAGGTAGATTATCTAAAAAATCAGCTTAAATACCTCGGTTTCGGCGAAGACGAAAAACTTCACAAAGAATTGGAAAAAGGCATCAAGTCCAAAAACCAGCAATTCGAAATCAAAACTTCCTCGGACAAGGCACTGCCCGGAAACAAGGTTGATTTTGCCTTGAAATTCAACAAGACGGAAACGGGTGGTGTTTTCCTCAACTCTTACGACGCCAAATTGAAGAACGAGAAAGGCGAAGAAATCACCCACAATTTTTCGGTAAACAGAGAAAATACCTTTACCGCAAAAGAAGCCGTAAATCTTTTGGAGGGACGGAGCGTGAAAATCGAGTTCCACAACCCCAAAAGCGACCAGTCGGAAACCGCCTTCGTGCAGTTCAACTTTGAGGAGCCAAAGACGGAGAAAGGAAACTATATGTTCCAGAATTTCTACAAAAACTACGGTGTCGATACCGACAAAATCGTGGAAAAAGCCAACCTCGTTTTCGAAAAGCCGGAATACAGGGATAACACCATCAAGTCACTTGAAAAAGGAAATGTGGTGAAAGTGAAATTTGAAATGGACGACAAGGTGGTGGAAGGAAAAGCAGTGCTCAATCCGCAATACAAGAACCTGAACCTTTACGACAACGACATGAACCGCATCAACACCAACAAACCTTTGCAGGGAATGGAAAATGAAGAAAAACAGGAGAAAGCCCATGTGAAGGAACAGAGCATCAAACGATAA
- a CDS encoding Eco57I restriction-modification methylase domain-containing protein has protein sequence MSETSYLNHSSSEISIIEGTKNELIVFNSDNDKDSFLELLKLNNQNNGRTLVTLNYNENTGSFVERFKNYDGKIFLCLTGDDDGNRSTQKILNEFQNKNIKDIRLLYGISENGNQNLEEYLKNKLQVQEKNTTLVEQKTIRNEDDGTQSEGISDTQHLGAELSQRNSGESNQTSKPKQNGNHFGGQAVDGNHAGNGLEDTIWKHLVGKPERGPVDGTQPQNAAKNEGAEHSLGGIVSGRNVSNRIAEIVKTSTQNNEALGVLISKYKGQKLTNEQVAEVVSAACFVSSDKQVKLKESLNITEDLKEICHQFKSGGTAKEGRGILDEYYTDSRIVDAVRNLIKDQFKNRQEISVLEPSVGTGNFLYAVKELGIKSNITAFEINETTAKIAKILHPEAHIHLRSFETEFIEEKGNKKEFAEKYDLVIGNPPYGDHRGLYKGLGEEPKISKYEDYFVKRSLDSLKPNGVLAMVLPSGWLNRQAQLKNADILEGFRLPNGAFAGTQVGTDIIILQKNSQKISTDISNYFEKHPDRILGETREKTNRFGRLENYVYGNLEDALSRIEQLKNKKQTERIGNLFEDLFLEVDQPKGESKSKTLENTIPAKTEEIDLAETKDKIEQVLSRLNEVKFKSPAIEKEIEKYFKLQTQIFDNPPNFSKDQIDEIHRKADKIIQSHKEKNAEYRIQTKPEIKKGVLKYQFFKADEIVNASLQNSTDITKEQIEAFRDTSYDGTLNNHGKHYQFANYMDGNWVHDFYYAEGNIYAKLEQLEIDFKDRFSVGGTENQYEKQKDLLLNVLPKPKTLDEISISPNHEFVHQFDLGTIEKERWNQNTRQTETVTVPYNLAEKFKDFVGTLSSEAFAGSSSWEVRSFVDNENVTGSDKERNALVRERRKVAANDLFQKFLREELSDALRKRFVNDFNRNYNNIYVPDYSKFPLFSKIHLNFKGRELRLTEVQKAGIGRQTTKGVGLLAHEVGFGKTLSGILSMHEAMERGNAKRPLIVVPNDSILKQWVETIFETIPEAKVNVLGNLGKDFDLSKFDNKDGEITIVTYEGFNNIGFSENITQNLASKFSYISENELRSVNTISERDFQKELEKEKELVGKMKRGKIYDWEDFGFDHLTYDEVHNANHIVGKVRIEDRRFASDFRNQNQQTSKLGINTWMAAQYIQEKNDGRNVTLLSATPFTNKPLEYYSILSLIANKRLEESGYFNVNTFFETFMEADNDMEIDAKGDVKFKANVRRFKNNSLFQQLLSEFIDIKGEEDNPELVRPNRINKEYKIEQNYLTSEQYEMLNENFTETQKGAILTHILNARLIAISPYLSPYYEGEEPSLEEFIEDSPKLKQTMDLIRQNKNDIPDSGQIIYSELAVSEFPKLREYLVREVGYKPEEVGVITGATSKPNRLKIQDDFNSRKIKVVIGSEAIQEGMNLQENTTDIYMLSLPYNFTSLRQVEGRAWRQGNRNENVRINFMLTNDSIDVFMLQKLQSKQARYLEAMKKGADVLDISDISTQELKTAIITNPETRANIEIELMKKQIETEKNKFLADSAFVLRKYDSFIKIQEEVTKAQHNYNRILGYSKEEGDNAEYWKNQLPFYQKTIDLTKEKVQEEIDILSQKGVNVTEIEQQTKITEDKIAELDKRLEDLPNVREGLVEKYREEKEMQLKINETGNYLGERAIENVLLFNKNNSERINIAIERLDVQKEAEKEYYKIGR, from the coding sequence GTGAGTGAGACATCCTATTTAAATCATTCTAGTTCAGAAATTTCCATTATTGAGGGAACTAAAAACGAACTGATTGTCTTTAACAGCGATAACGACAAAGATTCGTTTTTGGAACTTTTGAAACTAAACAATCAAAACAACGGCAGAACCCTTGTAACACTCAATTATAATGAAAATACTGGAAGCTTTGTCGAACGGTTTAAAAACTACGACGGAAAGATATTTCTGTGTCTAACCGGTGATGATGACGGAAATAGGTCTACACAAAAAATCCTCAATGAATTTCAAAATAAAAATATCAAGGACATCCGCCTGCTGTATGGAATTTCTGAAAATGGGAACCAAAACCTGGAAGAATATTTAAAAAATAAACTCCAAGTTCAAGAGAAAAATACTACTTTAGTTGAACAAAAAACGATAAGAAATGAAGACGATGGAACTCAATCCGAAGGAATTTCCGACACTCAGCACTTGGGAGCCGAACTTTCTCAACGAAATTCTGGAGAATCTAACCAAACAAGCAAACCCAAGCAAAACGGAAATCACTTTGGAGGACAAGCTGTGGACGGCAACCATGCTGGAAATGGACTTGAAGACACAATCTGGAAGCATCTGGTCGGAAAACCAGAGCGAGGACCCGTTGACGGAACACAACCGCAAAATGCTGCAAAAAATGAGGGAGCAGAACATTCCTTGGGCGGAATCGTATCCGGGAGAAATGTATCCAATAGAATAGCAGAAATAGTAAAAACATCTACTCAAAACAATGAGGCATTAGGGGTTCTTATTTCAAAATATAAAGGTCAAAAACTGACCAATGAACAAGTTGCGGAAGTTGTTTCCGCAGCTTGTTTTGTTTCCAGCGATAAGCAAGTTAAACTCAAGGAAAGTCTTAACATTACCGAGGATTTAAAAGAGATCTGTCATCAATTCAAAAGTGGCGGAACAGCTAAAGAAGGCAGGGGTATTTTGGATGAATACTACACCGATTCAAGGATTGTAGATGCCGTCAGAAATTTAATCAAAGACCAGTTTAAGAACAGGCAGGAAATTTCGGTATTGGAACCCAGCGTTGGAACGGGAAATTTTCTGTATGCAGTGAAAGAATTGGGAATCAAGTCCAATATCACTGCCTTTGAAATCAACGAAACCACCGCAAAGATTGCGAAAATCCTTCATCCCGAAGCCCACATCCATCTCCGCTCCTTTGAAACCGAGTTTATCGAAGAGAAAGGCAACAAGAAGGAATTTGCCGAAAAATACGATTTGGTTATCGGTAATCCACCCTACGGCGACCATCGCGGATTATACAAAGGTTTGGGAGAAGAACCCAAAATCTCCAAATACGAGGACTATTTTGTCAAAAGGTCTTTAGATTCTCTTAAACCCAATGGAGTTTTGGCAATGGTGCTTCCTTCGGGTTGGTTGAACCGACAAGCCCAACTAAAAAATGCAGATATTTTGGAAGGTTTTCGTCTGCCGAATGGTGCTTTTGCCGGAACTCAGGTAGGAACGGACATTATTATTCTGCAAAAAAATTCCCAGAAAATTTCTACAGATATTTCCAATTATTTTGAAAAACATCCCGACAGGATTTTAGGGGAAACCCGAGAGAAAACCAACCGTTTTGGGAGGTTGGAAAACTATGTCTATGGAAATTTAGAGGACGCCTTATCTAGGATTGAGCAACTCAAAAATAAAAAGCAGACCGAAAGAATTGGAAACCTCTTTGAAGATTTGTTTTTGGAGGTTGATCAACCTAAAGGAGAATCAAAAAGCAAAACTTTAGAAAACACCATTCCCGCTAAAACAGAAGAAATTGACCTTGCAGAAACGAAAGATAAAATTGAGCAAGTTCTTTCCAGACTTAATGAAGTAAAATTCAAATCTCCCGCAATTGAAAAGGAGATTGAGAAGTATTTCAAACTCCAAACCCAAATTTTTGATAATCCCCCAAATTTTTCGAAAGACCAAATTGATGAAATTCATCGTAAAGCGGATAAAATTATCCAGTCCCACAAAGAGAAAAATGCGGAATATCGAATTCAGACCAAACCGGAAATCAAGAAAGGGGTTTTAAAATACCAATTTTTCAAAGCCGATGAAATTGTGAATGCCTCGCTTCAGAACAGTACCGATATTACTAAAGAACAGATTGAGGCATTTCGGGACACTTCCTACGACGGCACATTAAACAATCACGGTAAGCACTACCAATTTGCCAACTATATGGACGGAAATTGGGTTCACGATTTTTATTACGCCGAAGGGAATATCTACGCCAAATTAGAACAACTGGAAATAGACTTTAAGGACAGGTTCTCGGTTGGCGGAACAGAAAATCAATATGAGAAACAAAAGGATTTACTCCTCAATGTTCTTCCAAAACCAAAAACTTTAGACGAAATCTCAATCAGTCCGAATCATGAATTTGTCCACCAGTTTGATTTGGGAACCATAGAAAAGGAACGCTGGAATCAAAACACAAGACAGACGGAAACTGTAACGGTTCCCTATAATCTTGCAGAAAAATTCAAGGATTTTGTCGGAACGCTTTCCAGTGAGGCATTTGCAGGTTCTTCATCTTGGGAAGTAAGAAGTTTTGTAGACAACGAAAACGTTACCGGAAGCGACAAGGAACGGAATGCCTTGGTTCGCGAAAGACGAAAAGTCGCCGCCAACGACTTGTTTCAAAAATTTTTGAGGGAAGAATTGTCGGACGCTTTAAGGAAGCGTTTTGTCAATGATTTTAACCGAAACTACAACAACATCTATGTTCCGGACTATTCAAAGTTTCCTTTGTTTTCAAAAATCCATTTGAATTTTAAAGGTCGAGAACTTAGATTAACTGAAGTTCAGAAAGCCGGAATCGGAAGGCAGACCACGAAAGGTGTCGGATTACTTGCACATGAAGTGGGATTTGGAAAAACATTGTCTGGAATCCTGTCCATGCACGAAGCGATGGAAAGAGGAAATGCGAAAAGACCGCTGATTGTCGTTCCCAATGACAGCATTCTGAAACAGTGGGTGGAAACCATTTTTGAAACCATTCCCGAAGCCAAAGTGAATGTCTTGGGAAATCTCGGAAAAGACTTCGACCTCTCAAAATTCGACAACAAGGATGGGGAAATCACCATCGTCACTTACGAGGGTTTTAACAATATCGGTTTTTCTGAAAATATTACCCAAAATCTGGCTTCCAAGTTCTCCTATATTTCAGAAAATGAATTAAGAAGTGTAAACACCATCAGCGAAAGGGATTTTCAGAAAGAACTGGAAAAAGAAAAAGAACTGGTGGGTAAAATGAAGCGTGGCAAGATTTACGATTGGGAAGACTTTGGTTTTGACCATCTGACTTATGACGAAGTCCACAACGCGAACCATATCGTAGGAAAAGTAAGAATAGAAGACCGCAGATTTGCTTCAGACTTTAGAAATCAAAACCAGCAGACTTCAAAGTTGGGTATCAATACTTGGATGGCTGCGCAATACATCCAAGAAAAGAACGACGGTAGAAATGTTACCTTGCTTTCTGCAACGCCATTTACCAATAAACCACTGGAATATTATTCTATTCTCTCCTTGATTGCGAACAAGAGATTAGAAGAATCGGGCTACTTCAATGTGAATACCTTCTTTGAAACCTTTATGGAGGCAGACAACGACATGGAGATTGACGCAAAAGGTGATGTGAAATTCAAGGCGAATGTTCGACGTTTTAAAAACAATTCGCTGTTTCAGCAACTTTTATCTGAATTTATTGATATCAAAGGCGAAGAAGACAATCCCGAATTGGTGCGGCCCAACCGAATCAACAAGGAATATAAGATTGAGCAGAACTATTTAACGAGTGAGCAATACGAAATGCTCAATGAAAACTTTACCGAAACCCAAAAAGGGGCAATTCTTACGCATATCCTTAATGCCCGTTTGATTGCGATTTCACCATATCTTTCTCCCTATTATGAAGGAGAAGAACCGTCTTTAGAAGAGTTTATAGAGGATTCTCCGAAACTAAAACAAACGATGGATTTGATTCGGCAGAACAAAAACGACATTCCGGATTCGGGACAGATTATCTACTCTGAATTAGCTGTTTCGGAATTTCCGAAACTAAGGGAATATTTGGTACGGGAGGTCGGCTACAAACCGGAAGAAGTCGGAGTCATCACCGGAGCAACCAGCAAACCAAACCGTTTAAAGATTCAGGACGATTTCAATTCCAGAAAAATAAAGGTGGTCATCGGAAGCGAGGCGATTCAGGAAGGAATGAACCTTCAGGAAAATACGACGGATATTTACATGCTTTCTCTTCCGTACAACTTTACCTCTCTACGGCAAGTGGAAGGTCGTGCTTGGCGACAAGGAAATAGGAACGAAAATGTAAGAATCAACTTTATGTTGACCAATGACAGCATTGATGTCTTTATGCTTCAAAAATTGCAATCCAAACAGGCAAGATACTTGGAGGCAATGAAGAAGGGAGCCGATGTTTTGGATATTTCTGACATCAGCACGCAGGAACTGAAAACCGCCATCATCACGAATCCCGAAACCAGAGCGAATATAGAAATTGAACTGATGAAAAAGCAAATTGAAACCGAAAAAAATAAATTTTTGGCTGATTCTGCTTTTGTGCTTCGAAAATATGACAGTTTTATTAAAATTCAGGAAGAAGTAACTAAAGCGCAACATAACTACAACCGAATCTTAGGCTATTCCAAGGAAGAGGGCGACAATGCCGAATACTGGAAAAACCAGCTTCCATTTTATCAAAAAACGATTGATTTGACAAAGGAGAAAGTCCAAGAGGAAATTGATATTCTTTCTCAAAAAGGCGTGAATGTGACGGAGATTGAACAGCAGACAAAAATTACTGAAGATAAGATTGCTGAATTGGATAAAAGGTTGGAGGATTTGCCTAATGTTCGGGAGGGATTGGTTGAGAAGTATAGGGAGGAGAAGGAAATGCAGTTGAAAATTAATGAGACTGGAAATTATTTAGGGGAGCGAGCAATTGAAAATGTGCTCTTATTTAATAAAAATAATTCCGAACGGATTAATATAGCTATAGAAAGACTGGATGTGCAAAAAGAAGCTGAAAAAGAATATTACAAAATAGGGCGATAA